One part of the Glycine soja cultivar W05 chromosome 11, ASM419377v2, whole genome shotgun sequence genome encodes these proteins:
- the LOC114373639 gene encoding gibberellin 2-beta-dioxygenase 1-like, with product MVLLSKATTEQYSYIKNCMPTKFSSTIPIVDLSKPDAKTLIVKACEEFGFFKVINHGVSMEAISELEYEAFKFFSMSLNEKEKVGPPNPFGYGSKKIGHNGDVGWIEYLLLNTNQEHNFSVYGKNPEKFRCLLNSYMSSVRKMACEILELMAEGLKIQQKDVFSKLLMDKQSDSIFRVNHYPACPEMTLNDQNLIGFGEHTDPQIISLLRSNNTSGLQIYLRDGNWISVPPDDKSFFINVGDSLQVMTNGRFRSVRHRVLANGFKSRLSMIYFGGPPLSEKIAPLSSLMKGKESLYKEFTWFEYKKSIYGSRLSKNRLEHFERIAAS from the exons ATGGTGTTGTTGTCCAAAGCAACAACAGAACAATACTCCTACATTAAGAACTGCATGCCAACCAAATTTTCCTCAACAATTCCCATAGTGGACCTCTCCAAACCTGATGCAAAGACCCTTATAGTGAAGGCTTGTGAGGAGTTTGGATTCTTCAAAGTCATCAATCATGGTGTCTCCATGGAAGCTATATCCGAATTGGAATATGAAGCCTTCAAATTCTTCTCTATGTCACtcaatgaaaaggaaaaagtagGACCTCCCAATCCATTTGGGTATGGTAGCAAGAAAATTGGACACAATGGGGACGTTGGTTGGATTGAGTACCTTCTTCTCAACACCAATCAAGAACACAACTTCTCTGTTTATGGCAAAAACCCTGAGAAATTCAG GTGTCTGTTGAACAGTTACATGTCTTCTGTGAGGAAGATGGCATGTGAGATTCTTGAGTTGATGGCAGAAGGGTTGAAGATTCAGCAAAAGGATGTGTTTAGCAAGCTTCTAATGGATAAACAAAGTGACTCTATTTTCAGGGTGAATCATTACCCTGCTTGTCCTGAAATGACTCTGAATGATCAGAACTTGATTGGGTTTGGAGAACACACAGACCCACAAATCATCTCTCTGTTAAGATCCAACAACACTTCAGGCCTTCAGATTTATCTTAGAGATGGAAATTGGATTTCAGTCCCACCAGATGacaaatccttttttattaaCGTTGGTGATTCTCTTCAG GTTATGACAAATGGAAGGTTCCGAAGTGTGAGACACAGAGTGTTGGCAAATGGGTTCAAGTCCAGGCTTTCAATGATTTACTTTGGAGGTCCACCTTTGAGTGAGAAAATAGCACCATTATCCTCTCTcatgaaaggaaaagaaagtctATATAAAGAGTTTACCTGGTTTGAGTACAAAAAATCAATCTACGGTTCAAGATTATCTAAAAATAgacttgaacattttgaaagaaTTGCAGCTTCGTAA
- the LOC114374372 gene encoding gibberellin 2-beta-dioxygenase 1-like: MVLLSKATTEQYSYIKNYMPTAFSSTIPIVDLSKPDAKTLIVKACEEFGFFKVINHGVPIEAISQLESEAFKFFSMPLNEKEKAGPPKPFGYGSKKIGHNGDVGWVEYLLLNTNQEHNFSFYGKNAEKFRCLLNSYMSSVRKMACEILELMAEGLKIQQKNVFSKLLMDKQSDSVFRVNHYPACPELAVNGQNLIGFGEHTDPQIISLLRSNNTSGLQIFLRDGNWISVPPDHKSFFINVGDSLQVMTNGRFRSVRHRVLANGFKSRLSMIYFGGPPLSEKIAPLPSLMKGKESLYKEFTWFEYKNSTYGSRLADNRLGHFERIVA; encoded by the exons ATGGTGTTGCTGTCCAAAGCAACAACAGAACAATACTCCTACATCAAGAACTACATGCCAACTGCATTCTCCTCAACAATTCCCATAGTGGACCTCTCCAAACCCGATGCAAAGACCCTCATAGTGAAGGCTTGTGAGGAGTTTGGATTCTTCAAAGTCATCAACCATGGTGTTCCCATTGAAGCTATATCCCAATTGGAATCCGAAGCCTTCAAGTTCTTCTCTATGCCACTCAATGAGAAGGAAAAAGCAGGGCCTCCCAAACCATTTGGGTATGGTAGCAAGAAAATTGGACACAATGGGGATGTTGGTTGGGTTGAGTACCTTCTTCTCAACACCAATCAAGAACACAACTTCTCTTTTTATGGCAAAAATGCTGAAAAATTTAG GTGTCTATTAAACAGTTACATGTCTTCTGTGAGAAAAATGGCATGCGAGATTCTTGAGTTGATGGCAGAAGGATTGAAGATTCAGCAAAAGAATGTGTTTAGCAAGCTTCTGATGGATAAACAGAGTGACTCTGTTTTCAGGGTGAATCACTACCCTGCTTGTCCTGAACTTGCCGTGAATGGTCAGAACTTGATTGGGTTCGGAGAACATACAGACCCACAAATCATTTCTTTACTTAGGTCCAACAACACTTCAGGCCTTCAGATTTTTCTTAGAGATGGAAACTGGATTTCAGTCCCACCTGATCACAAATCTTTCTTCATAAATGTTGGTGATTCTCTTCAG GTTATGACCAATGGAAGATTTCGGAGTGTGAGACATAGAGTTTTGGCAAATGGATTTAAGTCTAGGCTCTCAATGATTTACTTTGGAGGTCCACCTTTGAGTGAAAAAATAGCGCCATTACCTTCTCTcatgaaaggaaaagaaagctTATATAAAGAATTTACGTGGTTTGAGTACAAGAATTCAACCTATGGTTCAAGATTGGCTGATAATAGGCTTGGACATTTTGAGAGAATTGTTGCTTGA